The following coding sequences are from one Chanos chanos chromosome 12, fChaCha1.1, whole genome shotgun sequence window:
- the znf704 gene encoding zinc finger protein 704, protein MHTRRLVKRSIIGSRVYAPGPTGDAAPLTGVVQAVKQENRDASTGPRRNVYTVLMQDGSLREYTEEDIAVGSTQMAAKGPLKSSLKSSCNGRDGPQQGQNGGIQKGEVPSLSPEGVEEPRGLEHKRTGRSMDSDKDHTRSVSLLEQKRKVVSSSIDVPQARKSEEEVDMDKVTAAMVLTSLSTSPLVRSPPVKVSEGLNGSWKDGGGITPSSYSSSGYWSWSAPSDQSNPSTPSPPLSADSFKPFRMPSLNGPPDDNIDEPDGSSLLFDEPIPRKRKNSMKVMFKCLWKNCGKVLSTAAGIQRHIRTMHLGRNCDSECSDGEEDFYYTEIKLNTDSVADGLSSLSPVSPSVLSPPPLPDQRRPDATNGAKHESGTTPLSRSAPSALYLVHTDHAYQATAPVTIPSTSTTGFTPSSSSSFSISWQSPPVTFTGTSASPTHTRSQGFGEQRSQTIAVLSSPPRATGSLSRKSRGEGKKCRKVYGMENRDMWCTACRWKKACQRFVD, encoded by the exons ATGCATACGAGGCGTTTGGTAAAGCGCTCCATCATTGGGAGCCGTGTCTACGCGCCGGGTCCGACTGGGGACGCGGCTCCGCTCACAGGAGTGGTCCAAGCTGTCAAGCAGGAAAACAGAGATGCTTCAACCGGACCTCGGCGCAACGTGTACACGGTGCTCATGCAGGACGGCAGCCTGAGAGAATACACAGAAGAGGACATTGCCGTAGGATCTACACAGATGGCTGCGAAAGGACCTCTGAAGTCCAGCTTGAAG AGCTCCTGCAACGGCCGGGACGGGCCTCAGCAAGGCCAGAACGGAGGCATTCAGAAGGGTGAGGTCCCCTCCCTCAGTCCAGAGGGGGTGGAGGAACCACGTGGGCTGGAGCATAAGCGAACGGGTCGGAGCATGGACTCAGACAAGGACCACACCCGTTCGGTCTCACTGCTGGAGCAGAAGCGTAAGGTGGTGTCCTCCAGCATCGACGTGCCACAAGCCAG gaaaTCAGAGGAGGAAGTGGACATGGACAAGGTGACAGCTGCCATGGTGCTAACTAGCTTGTCCACCAGTCCCTTAGTTCGAAGCCCACCAGTgaaagtcagtg AGGGTCTGAACGGCTCATGGAAGGACGGCGGAGGCATCACGCCGTCCAGTTACAGCAGTAGCGGCTACTGGAGCTGGAGCGCGCCGAGTGACCAGTCCAACCCGTCCACGCCCTCTCCGCCCCTGTCGGCCGACAGCTTCAAACCCTTCCGCATGCCCAGCCTCAACGGCCCGCCCGACGACAACATCGATGAGCCGGACGGCAGCAGCCTGCTGTTTGACGAGCCCATTCCTCGCAAACGCAAA AACTCCATGAAGGTGATGTTCAAGTGTCTGTGGAAGAACTGTGGAAAAGTACTGAGCACTGCCGCCGGTATCCAAAGGCACATTCGAACCATGCACCTTGG GCGTAATTGTGACTCGGAGTGCAGCGACGGCGAAGAGGACTTTTACTACACGGAGATAAAGCTGAACACGGATTCCGTCGCCGACGGCCTGAGCAGCTTGTCTCCGGTTTCGCCTTCCGTGCTGTCTCCTCCGCCACTTCCCGACCAGAGACGGCCCGACGCCACCAACGGAGCCAAACACGAGAGCGGCACCACCCCTCTCAGTCGCTCCGCCCCCAGCGCGCTCTACCTCGTGCATACTGACCACGCCTACCAG GCCACTGCCCCCGTCACCATCCCTTCCACCAGTACCACAGGCTTCAcccccagcagcagcagcagcttcaGCATCTCTTGGCAGTCCCCACCTGTCACCTTCACTGGCACCTct GCCTCTCCCACTCATACACGGTCACAGGGCTTTGGGGAGCAGCGCTCACAGACCATCGCGGTGCTTTCATCTCCTCCTAGGGCGACAGGCTCTCTCAG CAGGAAGTCGCGGGGCGAGGGGAAGAAGTGTCGTAAGGTGTACGGAATGGAGAACAGGGACATGTGGTGTACCGCCTGCCGCTGGAAGAAGGCATGTCAGAGGTTTGTCGACTGA